A genomic region of Eucalyptus grandis isolate ANBG69807.140 chromosome 5, ASM1654582v1, whole genome shotgun sequence contains the following coding sequences:
- the LOC104443378 gene encoding LOW QUALITY PROTEIN: protein trichome birefringence-like 25 (The sequence of the model RefSeq protein was modified relative to this genomic sequence to represent the inferred CDS: inserted 1 base in 1 codon), translated as MRPEINPSSLHKQNYVFAKFALSFLLIGLAFRLFFSDSIKLPSSVVQEPPVSESKTETQSPLVSLPIQKQDEVDPSAAFPAKNESLINRTETCDIFVGEWVPDPSGPFYTNESCHVIESHQNCMKNGRPDSDYLYWRWTPWDCKLPKFNPGKFLDMMKDKSWAFIGDSISRNHVQSLLCILSQTEEAIEVYHDKEYRSKXWHFPAHNFTLAVIWTPLLIKADIFEDINGVSSSEIQLHLDKLDKIWTEQYKNYDYAVIASGKWFLKTAIYHENDSVMGCHNCHGKNLTELGFEYAYRKALQLVLNFVITSEHQAFVFFRTTTPDHFENGEWFSGGTCNRTVPFKGGEVGLKDVDAIMRDIELEEFEKAVKIGSQKGVTLALLDTTQMSLLRPDAHPGPYRQFQPFAQDKNAKVQNDCLHWCLPGPIDSWNDLVMETLVNLSKGNLH; from the exons ATGAGGCCTGAAATCAACCCATCATCCCTCCACAAGCAAAATTACGTCTTTGCCAAGTTCGCTCTGTCATTTCTATTGATAGGTCTCGCTTTTCGCCTCTTCTTCTCTGATTCTATCAAATTGCCGTCGTCAGTCGTTCAGGAGCCACCCGTCTCAGAATCAAAAACCGAAACTCAATCGCCTCTCGTGTCTCTGCCTATTCAAAAGCAGGACGAGGTTGATCCTTCGGCTGCTTTCCCGGCCAAGAATGAGTCCCTGATCAATCGGACAG AAACTTGTGATATCTTTGTTGGAGAATGGGTACCTGACCCATCCGGTCCCTTTTACACCAATGAGAGTTGCCACGTAATTGAGTCTCATCAAAATTGTATGAAAAATGGACGTCCTGACTCTGATTACCTCTACTGGAGGTGGACTCCCTGGGACTGCAAGCTGCCCAAGTTTAATCCTGGGAAATTTCTTGACATGATGAAGGATAAGTCATGGGCGTTTATTGGCGATTCCATCTCTCGTAACCATGTTCAGTCATTGCTCTGCATCCTCTCTCAG ACTGAGGAAGCCATTGAGGTCTACCATGACAAAGAGTACAGATCAA GATGGCATTTTCCAGCTCACAACTTCACCCTCGCGGTCATATGGACTCCTCTCCTTATTAAAGCAGATATATTTGAAGATATAAATGGAGTGTCCTCATCAGAAATCCAGCTTCATCTCGACAAACTTGACAAGATATGGACTGAGCAGTACAAGAACTACGATTACGCCGTGATTGCCAGTGGCAAGTGGTTTCTGAAAACTGCCATCTACCATGAAAACGATTCAGTCATGGGATGTCACAACTGCCATGGAAAGAACTTGACAGAGCTAGGTTTCGAATATGCATACAGGAAAGCTCTTCAGCTAGTTTTGAACTTTGTCATTACTTCTGAACATCAggcatttgttttctttagaaCCACCACCCCGGATCATTTCGAGAATGGGGAATGGTTTAGTGGGGGTACTTGCAATAGAACAGTTCCATTCAAAGGTGGGGAGGTGGGCCTGAAAGATGTGGACGCAATCATGCGCGACATCGAACTGGAGGAATTCGAGAAAGCCGTGAAAATAGGATCCCAGAAAGGGGTCACTTTGGCATTACTTGACACAACGCAGATGTCGCTCTTACGGCCTGATGCACACCCAGGTCCGTATCGGCAATTCCAACCATTTGCTCAAGACAAAAATGCCAAGGTCCAGAACGATTGCTTGCATTGGTGCTTGCCAGGGCCGATCGATTCTTGGAATGATCTGGTAATGGAAACGTTGGTGAACCTTTCAAAAGGAAATCTTCACTAA
- the LOC104443376 gene encoding transcription factor CPC, which translates to MDKQRRHKQARTSSCCSDEVSSIEWEFINMSEQEEDLIYRMYKLVGDRWALIAGRIPGRKAEEIERFWIMRHGEVFAERRRQLRRHKS; encoded by the exons ATGGATAAACAACGCCGCCATAAGCAAGCCAGGACCAGCAGTTGTTGCTCCGACG AGGTGAGCAGCATTGAGTGGGAGTTCATAAACATGTCAGAGCAAGAAGAAGACCTTATTTACAGAATGTACAAGCTCGTTGGCGACAG GTGGGCGTTGATTGCGGGTCGGATTCCGGGCCGGAAGGCTGAGGAAATTGAGAGATTTTGGATCATGAGACATGGAGAGGTGTTTGCTGAGAGAAGGAGACAGCTGAGAAGACACAAGTCCTGA